A window of Chitinophaga sp. MM2321 contains these coding sequences:
- a CDS encoding phosphatidylinositol-specific phospholipase C/glycerophosphodiester phosphodiesterase family protein → MKTFLLLSGVLFILNAHAQTKTYTLANAHSHNDYERSMPFYQAAALQFGSIEADIHLKDGVLYVAHDSKDINAFRTFKEMYLLPVVRQFTLNNGKPYADSAPLQLLIDIKTASAPTLQALQELLLPYRRYFDRSVNPNAVKIVLSGNVPAITDWQQYDPLFFFDGRPDSVYPAALKQRVGLVSIDFHRYSKWNGKGTLVPADLEKITTVINSVHQQGFPFRFWGTPSTKTCYYKLMDLGVDIIGTDYPEELYDVIHNIPKTTTK, encoded by the coding sequence TTGAAAACCTTTCTCTTATTGTCTGGTGTGCTATTCATTCTTAACGCACATGCACAAACGAAAACATACACGCTGGCTAATGCGCATTCGCACAACGACTACGAGCGCAGCATGCCTTTCTACCAGGCCGCAGCCTTGCAATTCGGCTCCATAGAAGCAGATATACACCTGAAAGACGGCGTACTGTACGTGGCACACGACAGCAAGGATATCAACGCTTTCCGTACGTTTAAAGAAATGTATCTCCTCCCGGTGGTAAGGCAGTTTACATTGAATAATGGCAAACCGTATGCAGACAGCGCACCACTGCAATTGCTGATAGATATTAAAACAGCCTCCGCGCCCACTTTGCAGGCTTTGCAGGAACTGCTGCTTCCCTATCGTAGGTATTTTGACCGCAGTGTAAACCCGAACGCCGTAAAAATAGTGCTCTCCGGCAATGTCCCTGCTATAACGGACTGGCAGCAATATGATCCGCTGTTCTTTTTTGACGGCAGACCCGACAGCGTATATCCGGCCGCGTTAAAACAACGGGTGGGTCTTGTGAGCATAGATTTTCACCGCTACAGTAAATGGAACGGCAAAGGCACCCTGGTACCGGCAGACCTGGAAAAAATAACAACGGTCATAAACAGCGTACACCAGCAGGGGTTCCCCTTCCGCTTCTGGGGTACACCGTCCACCAAAACCTGTTACTATAAACTGATGGACCTGGGCGTGGATATAATTGGAACAGATTATCCGGAAGAACTGTATGATGTAATCCATAACATTCCAAAAACCACCACCAAGTAA
- a CDS encoding RagB/SusD family nutrient uptake outer membrane protein → MKKLINTISIIAGIALAGACNKNLDVTPEGSPSVSNFWKTDKDALAGLNAAYQPFDDEDFYGRGFFWFIDASDDMVVGRSKPEGEYVKDFNPSFIGGSYTEGQWDLRFNVIKRANDILKNVPAIPMDENLKNRYLGEAYFLSGLMYFQLAANYANDNGGIPIASKYEPTPGEVVPRAKNITENYDSVASDLKQAAALLPYFDTYDKKDYGHAHKTAAFAILAKMYLYKKDYVNAEKYADSVILSGKHRLLDNFSDVFTIANNWTAEYIWSAYSTSVGTSGWGSILPGVMLEQTGWGLYNGWGYYMPTKELFDEYEPGDIRRGATILKPGDKFKYFGDTMVYKSSNSRSGYQFRKYMEPFEYASPIGTYLSPNGDHPTTALNPPLIRYAEVLLIKAEAELMQGKNADTEINAIRKRAHLTPKTDATLADLKHERRCELAGEWADRHRDLVRWGDAKATYAKPLHTVNNVVAWPARNFDPAVHSVWPIPQRVIDASGGQYTQNQGW, encoded by the coding sequence ATGAAAAAGCTCATTAACACTATCTCCATTATAGCTGGTATCGCGTTAGCGGGTGCCTGCAACAAAAACCTGGATGTTACGCCGGAGGGCTCCCCTTCTGTCAGTAATTTCTGGAAAACAGATAAAGATGCGCTCGCAGGATTAAATGCCGCCTACCAGCCTTTTGATGATGAAGACTTTTATGGCCGCGGATTCTTTTGGTTCATAGATGCCAGTGATGATATGGTGGTGGGTCGTAGCAAGCCGGAAGGAGAATATGTCAAGGACTTCAATCCTTCGTTTATAGGTGGCAGCTATACGGAAGGCCAGTGGGATCTGCGTTTCAACGTCATCAAGCGAGCTAACGATATCCTTAAAAATGTACCGGCTATCCCGATGGATGAAAACCTGAAAAACCGTTACCTCGGTGAAGCCTATTTTCTCAGTGGCCTGATGTACTTCCAGTTGGCGGCCAATTATGCCAATGACAACGGAGGGATACCCATTGCCAGCAAGTACGAACCTACACCGGGTGAAGTAGTACCAAGAGCCAAGAATATAACGGAGAATTATGATTCTGTTGCATCCGATCTGAAACAGGCGGCTGCATTGCTGCCCTACTTTGATACCTACGACAAAAAAGATTATGGTCATGCCCACAAAACAGCTGCCTTCGCGATCCTGGCTAAAATGTATCTCTACAAAAAAGATTACGTTAATGCGGAAAAATATGCTGATTCTGTGATCCTGAGTGGCAAGCATCGTTTGCTGGATAATTTTTCAGATGTATTTACCATTGCCAACAACTGGACGGCAGAATATATCTGGTCTGCCTACAGCACTTCTGTGGGCACTTCTGGGTGGGGTAGTATCTTACCGGGCGTAATGCTGGAACAAACCGGCTGGGGACTTTATAATGGCTGGGGATATTACATGCCTACCAAAGAGCTGTTTGACGAATATGAGCCGGGGGATATCCGCCGGGGAGCCACCATCCTGAAACCGGGCGACAAATTCAAATACTTTGGTGATACGATGGTGTATAAATCCAGCAACAGCAGATCCGGTTACCAGTTCCGCAAGTACATGGAGCCATTTGAGTATGCCAGTCCTATCGGCACTTACCTTAGCCCTAATGGCGACCATCCGACAACGGCTTTAAACCCGCCGCTGATCCGCTATGCAGAAGTGTTGCTCATCAAAGCCGAAGCGGAACTGATGCAGGGAAAGAATGCAGACACGGAAATCAATGCCATCCGCAAGCGTGCGCATTTAACACCTAAAACCGATGCAACCCTCGCTGATCTGAAACATGAAAGAAGATGCGAACTCGCCGGTGAATGGGCCGACCGTCACCGCGACCTGGTAAGGTGGGGAGATGCAAAGGCCACATACGCCAAACCGCTGCATACCGTAAATAATGTAGTGGCATGGCCCGCCCGCAATTTTGACCCGGCTGTTCACAGTGTATGGCCTATACCACAACGCGTAATAGACGCCAGTGGTGGCCAGTACACACAAAACCAGGGCTGGTAA
- a CDS encoding SusC/RagA family TonB-linked outer membrane protein: MQSILRHHLRYPKKRMKPLILLLLAAAPFAESYSAFSQALKHVVPGMEVKKGSLSTAISTLEKKGAVKISFDQQALAKVQVKKNTWKDETVSHILSDLLQNTGLQFEERQNTIIIYPAAANITGDRQERQITGHISDINGPLPGAVVVVKGSTKGALTDTKGNFAISTNTPGDIVLSISMIGYKTQEVTYTGTPINIILEISSKELSQVLVVGYGTQSKTKITGAITDVKLDKLSSRSVNSVEEALQGKAPGVTVQNQGGDPTSAPKVYIRGMGGINGETPLYVVDGVIYDGLVNPADIESISVLKDAAAAIYGARASGGVVLITTKKGKQGKMSVNLDAKYGTQKAWKTLQALNAAEFNSVMNQAADNSGVPRKDEYDAAKNPDGAITRTNWVDDIFRTGKIQEYNLDVTGGNEKSKYYIGMGYRKQDGILLNTYNQRYNFRVNSEHQLTPWLKFGENMSYAQSNGNGANTTSGYTGAVLMATFYTPSVAPYTASGGYSGLPVATANAYGDVINPVAYLERLDNKTPKSFLLINPYIEIKLPANLLFRSNLSFNKVFETQKEFTSRVLEIGKIFDFNSLREYHNNSNDMLAEQTLTYDKQLNQHHINAVGGFSYQRKQWEYSQILVTGFNDESPKYRYAQNATAYDPDGTFGGKNIEALQSFFGRVNYDYQAKYLLSVLGRRDGSSLVAAQNRYRNYYSASAGWVFTNEKFVKDWHIDDVLSFLKLRSSYGKLGNLGSLGFDAVSPLMAKTTTYGGLDPKVNAGYAEKAIANPSLTWAESKQFNIGLDAGFFNNRLSLTADYFVKKTERMLLKKPPMVTDGVPEGTWRNVGDVKDNGIELGLTYSNNNNSPLQYSVSANFASVTNKLLELGLGSKVYPTSDINVRSSITPVRVEEGYPLYYYYVVKTAGLFQSQKEIDEYTFTKDGVTSKIQPNAKPGDIKFLDVSGPDGKPDGKIDNNDRQYAGSAYPRFTYGFSFNASYKGFDINIFAQGVYGNKLFNAVKYTGLAPLITGQGYNLLADVKNAWTPENTHTNIPRVSVGDANANFGTTSDWYLEDGSYLRLKNVTLGYTLPDALSKRVHMNKLRVYVTGSNLLTFTKYSGMDPEVGTDNYGIDLGRYPQARSFLVGLNVNF; the protein is encoded by the coding sequence ATGCAATCAATTTTGCGTCATCATCTCAGGTATCCAAAAAAAAGGATGAAGCCGCTGATCCTGCTCCTGCTGGCAGCTGCACCTTTTGCTGAAAGTTATTCCGCTTTCAGTCAGGCCCTTAAACACGTTGTGCCAGGCATGGAAGTAAAAAAAGGGAGTCTGTCCACCGCTATTTCCACCCTGGAAAAGAAAGGTGCTGTAAAGATCTCTTTCGACCAGCAGGCACTGGCCAAAGTACAGGTGAAAAAAAATACCTGGAAAGATGAAACAGTATCACATATTTTATCTGATCTGTTACAGAACACAGGACTTCAGTTTGAAGAAAGACAAAACACGATCATCATTTATCCAGCTGCCGCCAACATTACCGGTGATAGACAGGAACGGCAGATCACCGGCCACATCAGCGATATCAACGGACCTTTACCCGGCGCTGTTGTGGTAGTGAAAGGCAGTACCAAAGGCGCACTGACCGATACAAAAGGAAACTTTGCTATTTCTACCAATACGCCCGGCGATATTGTGTTGAGTATTTCCATGATCGGTTATAAAACACAGGAAGTTACTTATACGGGTACGCCCATCAACATTATACTGGAGATCAGCAGCAAAGAGTTGAGCCAGGTACTGGTAGTCGGTTATGGTACACAGAGTAAAACAAAAATCACCGGCGCTATCACCGATGTAAAGCTGGATAAATTATCTTCCCGCTCTGTCAACAGTGTGGAAGAGGCTTTACAGGGAAAGGCCCCCGGTGTAACTGTACAAAATCAGGGTGGTGATCCTACCTCTGCCCCCAAAGTATACATCCGTGGTATGGGTGGTATCAACGGAGAAACACCACTGTATGTAGTAGATGGTGTGATCTACGACGGGTTGGTAAACCCTGCGGATATTGAATCCATCTCCGTGCTGAAAGATGCTGCTGCCGCCATTTACGGCGCCAGGGCTTCCGGTGGTGTGGTACTGATCACCACCAAAAAAGGAAAACAGGGGAAGATGTCTGTTAACCTGGATGCCAAATACGGTACACAAAAAGCCTGGAAAACATTACAGGCATTGAATGCCGCAGAGTTTAACAGCGTCATGAACCAGGCTGCCGATAATTCCGGCGTACCCAGGAAAGATGAATATGATGCAGCAAAAAATCCTGATGGCGCTATTACCAGAACCAACTGGGTAGACGATATTTTCCGGACGGGCAAAATACAGGAATACAACCTGGATGTAACGGGTGGTAACGAGAAGTCCAAATACTACATCGGTATGGGCTATCGCAAACAGGACGGAATACTGCTGAACACCTATAACCAGCGATATAATTTCCGTGTCAACTCAGAACATCAGCTAACACCCTGGCTGAAGTTTGGCGAGAACATGTCCTATGCACAATCCAATGGCAACGGTGCGAATACCACCAGCGGCTACACCGGCGCTGTACTGATGGCTACCTTTTACACACCCAGTGTTGCTCCCTACACTGCCAGCGGCGGTTACAGCGGTCTTCCGGTAGCTACGGCCAATGCTTACGGCGACGTTATTAACCCGGTGGCTTACCTCGAAAGGCTCGATAACAAAACACCCAAAAGTTTCCTTTTGATCAATCCTTATATAGAAATAAAATTACCGGCCAACCTGTTGTTCCGTTCCAACCTTTCTTTCAACAAAGTATTTGAAACACAGAAAGAATTTACTTCCCGCGTACTGGAAATAGGAAAGATCTTTGACTTCAATAGTCTCAGGGAATATCACAATAATTCCAACGACATGCTGGCGGAGCAAACCCTTACCTATGACAAGCAATTGAACCAGCATCATATTAATGCAGTAGGTGGATTCAGCTACCAGCGCAAGCAGTGGGAATATTCACAAATACTGGTAACAGGCTTTAATGATGAAAGTCCAAAATACCGTTATGCACAGAATGCTACTGCATATGATCCGGATGGTACTTTCGGTGGTAAAAATATCGAAGCATTACAGTCATTCTTTGGCCGTGTGAACTATGACTACCAGGCGAAATACCTGCTCTCCGTATTGGGCCGCCGTGATGGATCATCACTGGTTGCAGCGCAGAACCGTTATCGCAATTACTACTCCGCTTCAGCAGGATGGGTATTTACGAATGAAAAATTTGTGAAAGACTGGCATATAGATGATGTATTGAGTTTTCTAAAATTACGATCCAGTTATGGTAAACTGGGTAACCTCGGTAGTCTCGGCTTTGATGCGGTTAGTCCGCTGATGGCAAAAACCACCACCTATGGGGGACTGGATCCTAAAGTCAATGCTGGCTATGCAGAAAAAGCAATTGCCAATCCTTCATTAACCTGGGCTGAATCCAAACAATTCAATATTGGCCTGGATGCGGGATTCTTCAATAACCGGCTAAGTCTCACCGCCGATTATTTCGTCAAGAAAACAGAGCGGATGTTATTGAAAAAACCACCGATGGTAACGGATGGTGTACCTGAAGGTACCTGGAGAAATGTGGGTGATGTAAAAGACAATGGTATTGAATTAGGTCTTACCTATAGCAACAACAACAATTCTCCGCTGCAATACAGTGTAAGCGCCAACTTTGCCAGCGTTACCAACAAGTTGCTGGAACTGGGATTAGGAAGCAAGGTGTATCCTACTTCAGATATCAATGTACGCAGTTCCATTACACCGGTACGTGTGGAAGAAGGATATCCGCTCTACTATTACTATGTAGTAAAAACAGCCGGTCTTTTCCAGTCACAAAAAGAAATTGACGAATATACTTTCACGAAAGATGGGGTTACTTCGAAGATCCAGCCAAATGCCAAACCGGGCGATATTAAATTCCTGGATGTAAGTGGCCCTGACGGCAAGCCTGATGGTAAAATTGATAATAATGACCGTCAGTATGCTGGTTCTGCTTATCCCAGGTTTACTTATGGATTTAGCTTCAATGCCAGTTACAAAGGATTTGATATCAACATTTTTGCACAGGGTGTATATGGCAACAAATTATTCAATGCTGTAAAATATACCGGTCTGGCGCCACTCATCACCGGTCAGGGTTACAACCTGCTGGCCGATGTAAAAAATGCCTGGACACCGGAGAATACGCATACAAACATTCCCCGTGTATCCGTTGGCGATGCTAACGCCAACTTCGGTACTACTTCCGACTGGTATCTCGAAGATGGTTCTTATCTGCGCCTCAAAAACGTAACACTGGGCTATACATTACCGGATGCACTGAGCAAACGTGTTCATATGAATAAATTACGTGTGTACGTTACCGGTAGCAACCTGCTTACTTTCACCAAATACAGTGGCATGGACCCTGAAGTAGGTACCGACAATTATGGTATTGACCTGGGCCGTTATCCACAGGCAAGAAGTTTCCTGGTAGGTCTGAATGTAAATTTCTAA
- a CDS encoding FecR domain-containing protein: MEQTDLHLLLKKYKAGECSAEEVVLLFAWLDRMAADPSEHALPPAAKESVHKALVKHIQPATTGRWRYRHLWMAAATLLPVVVSFFWWQQSTQRIQTPAIAWIKYSTGKEEIKNIQLPDGSTAWLNAASTLEYPQQFAGKERLVKISGQAFFTIQQNKEQPFTVQTGTLRVNVLGTAFLVKNVPGQPAKVAVASGKVQVTHQNKVLATLLPADQLTYTDQKTTISKTDTTTINAWTKGDLLISNATLQQVLWELETFYDVRFHSKINLEQGNLNLSFSNGMSLQDKLDIIATISMTPKIQFKKTARNTYEVE, encoded by the coding sequence GTGGAGCAAACGGATTTACATCTGCTGTTAAAAAAATATAAGGCCGGCGAATGCAGTGCTGAAGAAGTAGTGCTGCTCTTTGCATGGCTGGACCGGATGGCTGCCGATCCTTCGGAACATGCCCTGCCACCGGCAGCAAAGGAATCCGTACACAAGGCACTGGTAAAGCATATCCAACCCGCAACTACCGGCAGATGGCGCTACAGGCACCTATGGATGGCCGCCGCCACCCTCCTGCCCGTAGTGGTTAGTTTCTTTTGGTGGCAACAATCAACACAACGCATACAAACACCCGCCATCGCCTGGATAAAATATAGTACCGGTAAGGAAGAAATCAAAAACATTCAATTACCAGATGGCTCAACGGCCTGGCTGAATGCCGCTTCCACACTGGAATACCCGCAACAGTTCGCCGGCAAAGAACGACTGGTGAAAATAAGCGGACAAGCCTTTTTTACGATACAACAAAACAAAGAACAACCTTTTACCGTGCAAACCGGCACACTGCGGGTTAATGTACTCGGCACCGCCTTCCTTGTAAAGAATGTACCCGGACAACCAGCTAAAGTGGCTGTGGCCAGCGGTAAAGTACAGGTAACACATCAGAACAAAGTACTGGCAACCCTGCTACCGGCAGACCAGTTGACATATACCGACCAAAAAACAACTATCAGCAAAACAGATACAACTACTATCAATGCATGGACGAAAGGAGATTTACTGATCAGCAATGCTACTTTACAACAAGTGCTTTGGGAACTGGAAACCTTTTATGATGTCCGGTTTCACAGCAAAATCAACCTGGAGCAGGGAAACCTGAACCTAAGCTTCAGCAATGGAATGTCTTTACAGGATAAACTGGACATCATCGCCACTATCAGTATGACGCCTAAAATTCAATTCAAGAAAACAGCCAGGAATACATACGAAGTAGAATAA
- a CDS encoding sigma-70 family RNA polymerase sigma factor: MPETTLWKAFQDGDTTAFESIFHTHWDKLMHYTCSLIADEALAKDVLQNFFIELWEKRSSLPIPRQTAAFLVFLLKLRILNALRREDIRNRHEHNFAALLHEHVSSTADQLYLKDIYAQLHQHMNLLPPRVRQVFQLSRLEHKSIPEISAMLGASEQTIRNQLNTANKRLKVQLKSSFLSMLM, from the coding sequence ATGCCAGAAACAACATTATGGAAAGCATTCCAGGACGGTGACACCACTGCCTTTGAAAGCATTTTCCACACACATTGGGATAAGCTGATGCATTATACCTGTAGCCTGATCGCTGATGAGGCGCTCGCAAAGGATGTATTGCAGAATTTTTTTATTGAGCTGTGGGAAAAACGAAGCTCACTCCCCATTCCCCGGCAAACGGCCGCCTTCCTCGTATTCCTGCTGAAGCTACGCATTTTAAATGCCCTGCGGCGTGAAGATATCCGTAACCGCCACGAACATAATTTTGCTGCATTACTACACGAACATGTGAGCAGTACTGCCGATCAGCTATATCTCAAAGACATCTACGCACAGCTACATCAACATATGAACCTTCTGCCACCCAGGGTGAGACAGGTTTTCCAGCTTAGCCGCCTCGAACATAAAAGTATTCCGGAGATATCCGCTATGCTGGGCGCTTCGGAACAAACAATCAGGAATCAGCTTAATACCGCCAACAAAAGGCTGAAAGTACAACTGAAGTCCTCCTTTCTTTCTATGCTGATGTAA
- a CDS encoding alpha/beta fold hydrolase produces the protein MEIKVLTAPGLGSSGPLHWQTLWEQSIPGTQRIEQHDWDAPVCAQWVTAIEEAVAKAGPRVVIAAHSLACIALVHWARQTKLSITGALLVAPADAERTDFPAVASGFTPIPLNKLPFKSIVVASTNDEYCTAERAAFFAAHWGSRYVKMGPKGHINADSGLRDWAKGQKLLKELVQDWPTL, from the coding sequence ATGGAAATTAAAGTTTTGACCGCGCCCGGACTGGGCAGTTCAGGTCCTTTGCATTGGCAGACCCTGTGGGAACAATCAATACCCGGCACGCAGCGGATAGAGCAGCACGACTGGGATGCGCCGGTATGCGCGCAGTGGGTAACGGCGATAGAAGAAGCTGTAGCAAAGGCTGGCCCAAGGGTAGTAATAGCAGCGCATAGCCTGGCTTGTATAGCACTTGTTCATTGGGCCAGGCAAACGAAGCTGTCCATCACCGGTGCTTTACTCGTAGCGCCAGCAGATGCGGAGAGAACGGATTTCCCTGCTGTAGCCAGTGGATTCACGCCTATTCCGCTAAACAAACTACCTTTTAAGAGTATTGTAGTAGCCAGTACGAACGATGAATATTGTACCGCTGAAAGAGCCGCTTTCTTTGCCGCACACTGGGGCAGCCGCTATGTAAAGATGGGGCCTAAAGGCCATATTAATGCCGACTCCGGTCTGCGCGACTGGGCAAAAGGACAAAAACTGCTAAAAGAATTGGTCCAGGACTGGCCCACCTTGTAA